A segment of the Prochlorococcus marinus str. MIT 9215 genome:
GAATGAACTTCGTGAAGAAGGTGCTGTTCAGATTCTTTATGACTTTGATGAAAGCAAAAGAGACCCTATTCTTGCAGCTGTTGGTCAATTGCAGTTGGAAGTAGTAACTCATAGGTTAAAAAGTGAATATGGTGTGGATGCAAATCTTGAATCAATGCCATATCAATTGGCTAGATGGGTTTCTGATGGATGGACACCCATTGAAAAACTAGGCAGAATATTCAATTGTAAAATAGTGAAAGATTCTTGGAATAGGCCAGTTATTCTCTTCAAAAATGAGTGGAATCTAAATCAATTTGTTGAAGACAATAATCAATTAAATTTAAACAAAGTTGCTCCTGTTGTTAGTGGAGTCGAACCAATTGTTTTATAAAGCCCTAATGGATAATAAAATTGGTTAGTCTATTAGTATTGAAAAAAAAATTTTGGATTCAAACAGTAATAAAAACAATAGTGAAAAATCACCTTATGAAATTTTAGGTATAAAAGAAGGTGCTGCTTTTGAGGATATTCAGAAGGCTAGAGATCTTAAAGTTGAAGAGGCTGGTGAAGACTTAATTTTGAAAGCAAAAATAGAATCCTCCTACGATCAATTATTGATGGGGAGTTTGAAGGCCAGGCAATCAGGTAATGTAAGCTATGATGCTGTAAGTGCTTCAAAAAAAGAAAAACAAATTAATCAATTTACCGATAATAACTTCCCACTGCTCTCTAAGATAAAAAATTTCAATAAAAACTCTAATAACTCAAGTCAGTATAGTCTGCCAAAAATAAATCCCCCTTCATTTGATAATCTTTCAATAAAATTATCTTTAGGGCTACTATTTTTAATTTTGTTATTTATCAGTCCTGACTCTAATAATAGACTTTTGCTTTCTATCTCAACATTAATACTTACATATACTCAAATTAAATCGGGAAAAAGATTTATAGGTTCTCTAGGTTGGAGTGTTACATTTCTTTCGATAGGATTAATATTTGGTGGATTACT
Coding sequences within it:
- a CDS encoding CPP1-like family protein; this encodes MDSNSNKNNSEKSPYEILGIKEGAAFEDIQKARDLKVEEAGEDLILKAKIESSYDQLLMGSLKARQSGNVSYDAVSASKKEKQINQFTDNNFPLLSKIKNFNKNSNNSSQYSLPKINPPSFDNLSIKLSLGLLFLILLFISPDSNNRLLLSISTLILTYTQIKSGKRFIGSLGWSVTFLSIGLIFGGLLENNSFIQEVSNNSLSIQKLQSAPAMVILWLGVIFL